In Pseudomonas abieticivorans, the genomic window TCGCGGATCGCGCTCGGTCGACGACTCTCCACACGCAGTCAAAACGAAAGGAAGCAAACAAACGGCAAGGGTTGCAGATCTGGACCGGAGCATGGGATCCCTGACTCGTATCAAGTGGACAGGGAACCGATTCTCCAGATAGTGACCATTTTAGTCAATAGTCACAAACTCAAGGCGCCAGGCTTCGCAGTATCAGCGCTGAGAGGTGCACGGGGGCCGTGGTGACAATGTCCAGGTTGTACTGCAACTGCACCGGGCTGATATACGGCCGCAGGACCAGATGAATCGCCTGAACGGCATCATCCAGTGGGGTCTTTCGCTCGAATTCGCCCGACTGCCGCCCTTCGAGAACAATTTCCCTGACCAGTACTTGCAGGCGCTCGTCGTGTGCCATCGCAGAGGGCCACTGGTCTCGTCCTGCTACAGCGGCGATGTCATAGAGCTTGCGGTCGTGAAAAAACAGGTCGCTGCCGGCCTCTACCAGCGCGCGAAACAGGCGCCGCAGCTTCTCGGAGGCGGTGGGTGCATCCGCAATAGCCGACTCCACGATGGCCATGATCATCGCCAGCCGGTTGGCGCAAATCACTTCACCGATAGCCTGTTTGGAGTCAAAGAATTTGTAGATGTAGGCTTTGGAGAAGCCAATGGCCTTGGCCAGATCGGAGACCGTGGTCTTCTCGTACCCGTAGTGACCGAAGTGCTGCGTGGCCGCTTCCACGACTTGGTCACGAACGCTGTGGTCCGATGGCCCACGCGGCGGAGTCGTCTTCGTTTGGTTAGTCATGTTTCCAGCTTAGCTCCACAAGCCATGATTGACAACGAGTGACCATATTGTAATATCGTCACAGCCGAGGTCAGATCAAGGAAAATTTCAATGCGCTCGCTTTCTACGTACGCACTGGTCATCAGTACCAGCCTACTGGCGAGCTGCGCCGTGGGGCCGGATTATCAACGCCCCGAAGCGCCGATCAAAGACCGTTACCTGGCGCAACCTAATATCGAAACCAATATTACCGTGGGTTCAACAAGCAATGTCGTTTGGTGGCAAGGTTTCGATGACCCCTTGCTTAGCGACTTAGTCTTACGGGCTCTTTCGAAGAATCTCGACTTGGCCCAA contains:
- a CDS encoding TetR/AcrR family transcriptional regulator; translation: MTNQTKTTPPRGPSDHSVRDQVVEAATQHFGHYGYEKTTVSDLAKAIGFSKAYIYKFFDSKQAIGEVICANRLAMIMAIVESAIADAPTASEKLRRLFRALVEAGSDLFFHDRKLYDIAAVAGRDQWPSAMAHDERLQVLVREIVLEGRQSGEFERKTPLDDAVQAIHLVLRPYISPVQLQYNLDIVTTAPVHLSALILRSLAP